The proteins below are encoded in one region of Terriglobia bacterium:
- the aroF gene encoding 3-deoxy-7-phosphoheptulonate synthase — protein sequence MLVMMKAHATAAEIEEVCRKIEEMGFRAHAIPGSMRTAIGITGNRGPVEATALEALPGVAECVPVSKPYKLVARELREDSTTIDLGDGVLVGGPELAIIAGPCAVESREQAFAIAGAVRAAGARLFRGGAYKPRTSPYSFQGLGEEGLKILAEVRAGFGLKIVTEAIDHESLELVEKYADVIQIGARNMQNFSLLRLAGKSSRPVLLKRGISATLDELLMAAEYILAEGNYHVILCERGVRTFADHTRNTLDLSVIPAAHRLSHLPILVDPSHGTGRREKVLPLSRAAVAVGADGLIIEVHHKPEEALSDGNQSILPSQLEQLMGEIRQIAAVLGRRVAGGEGRDQLKHG from the coding sequence ATGCTGGTAATGATGAAGGCACATGCCACCGCCGCGGAGATCGAGGAGGTCTGTCGCAAGATCGAGGAAATGGGTTTCAGGGCACACGCGATTCCGGGGAGCATGAGGACCGCGATCGGAATTACCGGCAACCGCGGACCCGTGGAGGCGACAGCCCTGGAGGCCCTTCCCGGGGTTGCGGAATGCGTGCCTGTTTCCAAACCGTACAAGCTTGTTGCCCGCGAGCTCAGGGAAGACTCGACCACCATTGATCTCGGGGATGGCGTGCTGGTAGGAGGGCCCGAGCTTGCCATCATAGCCGGTCCCTGCGCCGTCGAGAGTCGCGAGCAGGCCTTTGCCATCGCCGGCGCCGTGCGTGCCGCGGGTGCGCGCCTGTTCCGCGGGGGAGCTTACAAGCCGCGCACGTCCCCATACAGCTTCCAGGGGCTGGGCGAAGAGGGACTGAAGATCCTCGCCGAGGTTCGCGCCGGGTTCGGACTGAAGATTGTGACGGAAGCCATCGATCACGAGAGCCTGGAACTGGTAGAGAAGTACGCCGATGTGATTCAGATCGGTGCACGCAACATGCAGAATTTCTCGCTTCTGAGGCTGGCGGGAAAATCCAGCCGCCCGGTGCTGCTCAAACGCGGCATCTCGGCAACCCTCGACGAATTGCTTATGGCCGCAGAATACATTCTCGCAGAAGGCAATTATCACGTGATATTGTGCGAGCGGGGCGTGCGCACCTTTGCCGACCATACCCGGAACACACTCGATCTGAGCGTTATTCCCGCGGCGCACCGGTTGAGCCACCTTCCCATCCTCGTCGACCCGAGCCATGGGACGGGAAGGCGTGAGAAGGTTCTGCCGTTGTCCCGTGCTGCCGTGGCAGTAGGGGCCGATGGCCTGATCATCGAGGTGCATCACAAACCCGAGGAAGCCCTTTCCGACGGGAACCAGTCCATTCTGCCGTCCCAGCTGGAGCAACTCATGGGAGAGATCCGTCAGATCGCGGCTGTGCTCGGGCGACGAGTGGCCGGCGGGGAGGGCCGCGACCAACTCAAGCACGGTTAA
- a CDS encoding dienelactone hydrolase family protein: MNEDLRNSSQQNQFSRREFIVTTLTAGFALSAQPISAQTITTSSVGLTAEEVKIQVKDGQIPAYRAMPATGGPFPTVLVVQEIFGVHEHIKDICRRFAKAGYLAVAPELYARQGDVAKMSDINEIVSKVVSRVPDAQVLSDLDAAAAWASKSGGDASRLAITGFCWGGRIVWLYAAHNPKLQAGAAWYGRLVGQPTELTPRNPIDLVPEMKAPVLGLYGGKDTGIPPDTVERMRKALKAAGNPSEIIVYPEAQHGFFADYRPSYQKEAAEDGWRRMLDWFKKHAAS; encoded by the coding sequence ATGAATGAAGATCTGCGGAATTCCTCGCAACAGAACCAATTTTCACGCCGCGAGTTCATCGTCACAACCTTGACCGCGGGCTTTGCCCTTTCTGCTCAACCGATCTCCGCACAGACGATTACAACCAGTTCCGTGGGCCTTACCGCCGAGGAGGTGAAAATCCAAGTGAAAGATGGCCAGATCCCGGCATACCGGGCGATGCCCGCTACTGGCGGGCCTTTTCCGACCGTGCTGGTCGTCCAGGAGATTTTCGGGGTTCACGAACACATCAAGGACATTTGCCGCCGCTTTGCCAAGGCCGGCTATCTGGCCGTCGCCCCGGAGCTTTACGCCCGCCAGGGCGACGTAGCCAAGATGTCCGACATCAACGAGATTGTCTCCAAGGTCGTCTCCAGAGTGCCGGATGCTCAAGTCCTGTCGGACCTCGACGCCGCGGCAGCATGGGCCAGCAAGTCCGGAGGAGATGCAAGCCGGCTGGCGATCACAGGATTTTGCTGGGGCGGACGGATCGTGTGGCTTTATGCAGCGCATAATCCCAAGCTGCAGGCCGGAGCAGCCTGGTATGGCCGGCTGGTTGGGCAGCCAACGGAGCTGACGCCCAGGAATCCAATCGACCTGGTGCCTGAAATGAAAGCGCCGGTGTTGGGTCTTTACGGCGGCAAGGACACAGGCATCCCGCCGGATACGGTGGAGCGCATGCGCAAGGCCCTCAAGGCGGCGGGCAACCCTTCAGAAATCATAGTCTACCCCGAGGCCCAGCATGGGTTCTTTGCTGATTACCGACCCAGTTATCAGAAGGAGGCGGCGGAAGACGGATGGCGGCGCATGCTGGATTGGTTCAAAAAACACGCCGCTTCATAA
- a CDS encoding pyridoxal-phosphate dependent enzyme, which translates to MDFRISQDDLAEARATIAGLVHRTPVFSSRALSRRTGLSVYLKAENLQKTGSFKPRGAFNKVRHLPRAEARRGIITASAGNMGQAVAYVAAHEQIPGVVVMPERANSSKVAAVKEYGAEAIQYGRLWDDAFARSQELAIERGLVYVHPFKDRHVLAGQGTLALEVLEDLPDLAAIVIPIGGGGLMAGMAMALKLHKPEVRIIGVEPTGSANMFLSRRQGRCADLDEVTTIADGLATRKTDPEVFEIINDLVDELVTVEDAEMLQAIRFLLERAKLLAEPAGAATVAALLAGKVALPPDTVTVAVVSGGNLDVAGRLELTY; encoded by the coding sequence ATGGATTTCAGGATTTCTCAGGATGATCTTGCTGAAGCGCGGGCTACGATCGCCGGGCTGGTGCATCGCACACCGGTTTTTTCTTCCCGCGCTCTGAGCCGGCGTACGGGCCTTTCGGTGTATCTCAAGGCGGAGAATCTTCAGAAAACCGGCTCTTTCAAGCCGCGGGGTGCGTTCAACAAAGTCCGCCACCTGCCGCGGGCTGAGGCGAGACGCGGCATTATTACCGCCTCGGCCGGAAATATGGGACAGGCCGTCGCCTATGTTGCGGCGCATGAGCAGATTCCCGGCGTTGTGGTGATGCCGGAGCGAGCCAACTCGAGCAAGGTGGCGGCGGTCAAAGAATACGGCGCCGAGGCCATCCAATACGGCAGGCTCTGGGACGATGCGTTCGCACGTTCGCAGGAATTGGCCATCGAAAGAGGGCTGGTTTACGTGCATCCCTTCAAAGACCGCCACGTGCTCGCCGGCCAGGGCACTCTGGCGCTCGAGGTTTTGGAAGATCTCCCGGATCTGGCGGCGATAGTCATCCCCATCGGCGGTGGTGGGCTGATGGCTGGAATGGCGATGGCTCTGAAGCTGCACAAGCCGGAGGTGCGCATCATCGGTGTGGAGCCGACCGGCTCGGCGAACATGTTTCTGAGCCGGCGCCAGGGCCGGTGTGCGGATCTGGATGAAGTCACCACCATTGCCGACGGTCTCGCTACCAGGAAAACGGATCCGGAAGTATTCGAGATCATCAATGATCTGGTCGACGAACTCGTGACCGTTGAAGATGCGGAAATGCTCCAGGCGATTCGCTTCCTGCTCGAACGGGCCAAGCTGCTGGCGGAACCTGCCGGTGCCGCCACCGTCGCAGCCCTGCTGGCCGGCAAAGTCGCTCTTCCTCCGGACACCGTGACCGTGGCCGTGGTGAGCGGTGGAAACCTCGATGTCGCCGGAAGGCTCGAGCTCACCTATTAA